GCACTCGGCGCGCTCGTCGCGGTGATGGCGCTCAACTGCGCGTGGAACTACATCTTCTTCCGGCGGCGCGACCTGCGGCTCGCGTTCCTCTACTACGTCGCGTATTTGCCGCTGGTGGGCTTTGCGCTGTGGAGCGCGGCGCGCGTCGACGCGCCGGCGGCCTGGGCGCTCTCCGCCTACGCAGCGTACCTGCCGTACGCGATCGCGCTCGGCTATCGCTGGTGGCGGCCGGCGTGACCCTTGTCGACCTCCGGCCCAAAGGGCGGGGCCTGCGCGCCGGTCCTGCGGGAGCGCTGGAGAAATCCCTAGAGCGGTCTTAAAAACCCCCGCCCATACGCCAGGAACGCCATCAGCAGGCCGAGCACGGCGCTCATCACGAT
Above is a window of Terriglobales bacterium DNA encoding:
- a CDS encoding TspO/MBR family protein, whose protein sequence is MTPAAVAFGICVAAAALEALLAGGNARARLAELRQPRWAAPGWAWAVIGVAYYAICGFALWRILQSPAPGRNLALGALVAVMALNCAWNYIFFRRRDLRLAFLYYVAYLPLVGFALWSAARVDAPAAWALSAYAAYLPYAIALGYRWWRPA